A genomic segment from Candidatus Brocadia sinica JPN1 encodes:
- a CDS encoding mechanosensitive ion channel domain-containing protein, whose translation MSLKYMTVKKRTILTLIPFSKNGLALYLGICLFWLGFGIDIQAQTMGKKDIEINLSEMGVTVTTDDVKRAKIKDEEVKTNVTKSMDEINSSISNLVRDRKAMDAYLERLRQEKADYLAKEVSQKFLELLDKEIAIVKEKTDIDNEQIETYKDRIEVLHDQSKAYDEIVVLLKSILRLEETLLTSHEQVPIVKKEADIAKSYITAVQASIREKESVISFFMNRLEEIKAKVSEDERDLAKYLESLKTEIGNTELAHTMQEKIDSILLWKKAIGAQWIAIFETRLGTSRIRYDKAQQELKNAEFNAAFLAEKATRLEERLREEELIRKQAELEAAKRAEEESRKIAERTKAEVEKALQEAARKSEEIVMEQMTTTSPEKKRLLELEAEVHKQVGLIAKRKDELITEGAQIYKDFTEYKKLEADIGLLLSKGGTTKEIDESLIKIETEMKRFSEAITAVESLLPLVKEEKKLISENIVKSKEEIAKIENEAASFTDKELARQAIEHANHIMKMIEEQSGLISTRLDRLQERLKIKKNALLLLEETKEKLITLKAANVWMRVESTISFQTIQSVFKDFVDCYDRLDSLYHIIPAQIKNFLSYTSNKRHTVAFWIRFCGLIGIIAVWYFSKKYIRRWSMFKIQALYEAAGLSYYKSRLFPSLLLVLQKSINAIWLAILSASIPGILGIKAPVITGTIYVLTFFAVYRILRHLLFESFSPEKGDRKLVTPLAYISRTHLYKSLNIIVLFSFVSLSLIVVLTTFGYRSDVVELLWFVYRMGILILLLWLATQKTLIFKLLPSAETQFGKLIHRIITVIYPIFITFVVLLFAIRTLGYPVLSYVLLRTCIKSFIIVFISFWVWKYLYHRLVHIREKRLKRENLKKGSPEEKRFHAVTVIYHISLNYLISIIAAIIIIRVLIRTFRDAVGSPAAPYLVQKTFGQIGIILGAIGSGLRYRFFLEEGRYTTPIKIIIALVVLFISFFAARHIKKLLEEKIFYKLRLERGLKQTLSTLIRYVVIGISALIGLNIAGIPLRSLAFFAGAFGIGIGFGMQNIISNFVSGIILLFERPMRVGDIITLEDGTLGTIEKISARSTTINTPDEITITVPNSKFIESRINNWTHPSARMRGSVKVGVAYGSDTALVKKCLLEVARLNPNVRTYPEPFVRFSEFGDCALKFELYFWADDPGKRWFIMSELNFAIDEVFKKNHIKFAFPQRDIHIRSVAPFHLQDIQEHVKQDDHQGNEQTDA comes from the coding sequence ATGTCTTTGAAGTATATGACGGTAAAAAAAAGAACTATTCTCACTCTCATCCCTTTCTCCAAAAACGGTTTAGCGTTGTATCTGGGTATTTGTCTCTTTTGGTTAGGCTTCGGTATCGATATTCAGGCACAAACTATGGGAAAAAAGGATATTGAAATAAATCTCTCGGAAATGGGTGTAACAGTAACAACAGACGACGTTAAAAGGGCTAAAATAAAAGATGAAGAGGTGAAAACGAACGTTACAAAGTCCATGGATGAAATAAATTCCTCTATATCTAATTTAGTAAGAGACAGAAAAGCGATGGATGCTTACCTTGAGAGACTCCGGCAGGAAAAAGCGGATTACCTGGCTAAGGAAGTCAGTCAAAAGTTTTTAGAATTACTGGATAAGGAAATTGCCATAGTTAAGGAAAAAACAGATATCGACAATGAGCAGATAGAGACATATAAGGACCGGATTGAAGTGCTCCATGATCAGTCAAAAGCTTATGACGAAATAGTTGTATTATTAAAATCGATATTAAGGTTGGAAGAAACACTTTTAACTTCCCATGAACAAGTCCCCATAGTGAAAAAAGAGGCAGACATTGCAAAAAGTTACATTACGGCAGTGCAAGCCAGCATCAGAGAGAAGGAATCGGTGATATCCTTTTTTATGAACAGATTGGAAGAGATAAAAGCTAAGGTATCTGAAGATGAAAGGGATCTTGCAAAGTATCTGGAATCTTTAAAAACGGAGATTGGAAACACGGAACTTGCTCATACGATGCAGGAAAAAATTGATAGTATTTTATTATGGAAAAAGGCCATCGGCGCCCAGTGGATTGCCATATTTGAGACCCGGTTGGGAACGTCCAGGATTCGTTATGATAAAGCGCAGCAGGAATTGAAGAATGCAGAATTCAATGCCGCGTTTTTAGCCGAAAAGGCAACACGCTTGGAAGAGAGGCTGAGGGAAGAAGAATTAATAAGAAAACAGGCAGAATTGGAGGCGGCAAAAAGAGCCGAAGAGGAAAGCCGAAAGATTGCAGAAAGGACTAAGGCTGAAGTTGAAAAGGCCTTGCAGGAGGCAGCAAGGAAGAGTGAGGAAATTGTCATGGAGCAAATGACGACGACCTCACCGGAAAAGAAACGATTGTTGGAGTTGGAGGCTGAGGTTCACAAACAAGTTGGGCTTATTGCCAAAAGAAAAGACGAGCTTATTACAGAGGGTGCGCAGATATACAAAGACTTTACCGAATATAAAAAGTTAGAGGCGGATATCGGCCTTTTATTGAGCAAGGGAGGAACAACAAAAGAGATCGACGAATCACTAATAAAGATAGAGACGGAAATGAAGCGGTTCTCTGAGGCAATTACAGCAGTGGAAAGCCTTCTCCCCCTGGTAAAGGAAGAGAAAAAACTCATTTCTGAAAATATTGTCAAGTCCAAAGAAGAAATAGCAAAAATCGAAAATGAAGCGGCCTCTTTCACGGACAAAGAATTGGCGCGTCAGGCAATAGAACATGCAAACCATATCATGAAAATGATAGAAGAACAGTCTGGACTTATATCTACGAGACTGGACAGATTACAGGAACGATTGAAAATCAAAAAAAATGCACTATTACTGCTGGAAGAGACCAAAGAAAAATTGATTACTCTGAAAGCAGCCAACGTTTGGATGAGAGTAGAAAGCACGATTTCTTTCCAGACAATTCAATCGGTGTTTAAGGACTTCGTGGATTGCTATGACCGGCTTGATTCGCTCTATCATATAATTCCGGCCCAGATAAAGAATTTTCTATCGTATACCTCCAATAAAAGACATACAGTTGCTTTTTGGATAAGATTCTGTGGATTAATAGGGATCATTGCCGTGTGGTATTTTTCAAAAAAATACATTCGCCGGTGGAGCATGTTCAAAATACAGGCATTGTATGAAGCGGCAGGCTTATCCTACTATAAATCAAGGCTATTTCCCAGCCTTTTACTCGTGCTTCAGAAGAGTATAAATGCCATATGGCTGGCTATCCTTTCCGCATCTATACCTGGTATTCTGGGTATAAAAGCTCCCGTAATAACAGGGACAATATACGTATTAACCTTTTTTGCGGTATATAGAATCCTAAGACACCTTCTTTTTGAGTCTTTTAGCCCGGAAAAAGGGGATAGAAAGTTAGTTACCCCTTTGGCATATATTTCTCGCACACATCTTTACAAATCATTGAATATTATTGTATTGTTTTCCTTTGTTTCTTTATCACTAATCGTCGTTCTCACTACATTTGGGTACAGGAGTGATGTAGTCGAATTACTCTGGTTTGTATACCGGATGGGGATTTTAATCCTTTTGCTGTGGCTTGCAACTCAGAAAACACTGATATTCAAATTATTGCCGAGCGCCGAAACTCAATTTGGTAAACTTATTCATCGCATAATAACGGTAATCTATCCAATTTTCATTACCTTTGTTGTATTGTTATTTGCGATAAGGACCCTGGGATACCCGGTACTTTCCTATGTGTTATTAAGGACATGTATAAAGAGTTTTATCATCGTGTTTATCTCTTTCTGGGTATGGAAATATTTGTATCATCGTTTGGTTCACATAAGAGAAAAGCGTCTTAAGAGAGAAAATCTCAAAAAAGGCAGCCCTGAGGAAAAAAGATTTCATGCTGTTACGGTAATCTATCATATTTCGCTGAACTATCTCATTTCAATTATTGCGGCAATAATTATTATCCGCGTATTGATCAGGACATTTCGTGATGCGGTAGGTTCTCCGGCTGCTCCTTATCTGGTACAAAAAACCTTTGGGCAGATAGGGATAATTTTAGGGGCGATTGGCAGCGGACTACGGTATCGTTTCTTCCTGGAAGAAGGGAGATATACAACACCGATAAAGATTATCATAGCATTAGTCGTGCTGTTTATATCCTTTTTTGCCGCACGGCATATAAAAAAACTGCTGGAGGAAAAGATATTTTATAAACTTCGTCTAGAACGCGGGCTGAAGCAAACACTCTCTACCCTGATACGATATGTCGTCATAGGCATCTCGGCGCTTATTGGCCTTAATATAGCCGGAATTCCGTTAAGAAGTCTGGCTTTTTTTGCAGGCGCTTTTGGTATCGGCATCGGATTTGGAATGCAGAATATCATCAGCAATTTTGTAAGCGGCATTATCCTTCTCTTTGAGCGCCCCATGCGTGTCGGAGATATTATTACCCTGGAGGACGGCACATTAGGCACAATCGAAAAGATCAGTGCAAGGAGCACGACAATTAACACACCGGATGAGATTACCATAACGGTACCCAATTCAAAGTTTATTGAAAGCAGGATAAACAACTGGACACATCCATCAGCGCGTATGAGGGGTTCCGTAAAAGTGGGCGTAGCATATGGTTCTGATACAGCATTGGTAAAGAAGTGTTTGCTGGAAGTTGCCAGACTGAATCCCAATGTAAGGACATATCCGGAACCCTTTGTGCGGTTCTCCGAATTTGGTGATTGTGCGCTGAAATTTGAATTATATTTCTGGGCAGATGATCCGGGGAAACGTTGGTTTATTATGAGTGAACTCAATTTTGCTATCGATGAAGTATTTAAAAAGAATCATATCAAATTTGCCTTCCCTCAAAGGGATATTCATATACGTTCAGTAGCACCTTTTCATCTTCAGGATATACAGGAACACGTGAAACAAGATGATCATCAGGGTAATGAACAGACAGATGCATAA
- a CDS encoding DUF481 domain-containing protein encodes MDRAISDEIKTIDGDIIEGEVVDVDEEYLSIRHSGDSISFLQWRIISLISRDKEVIIVNRDETQKKFSILKTANSLSAKDINLTATDKISDIYPKEMMERHPFFERGVKQSVQTDDARPNVPDTKKTGKSEQSGSSPGTFDTKVASAQSPSTPPKTWKGSVGAGINIKDGNTESTSTHVKGGYTNERKRDNIYFDALALYEVVTNKATDVDEETVNEQRATAKYEYKHTLRLYSFFNQYFEHDEIENLNYRFISSPGMGYRFVLKDALKYKVEGGPAYARERFRGGIIEETLGIRIGQYFDWKILPTTAFYAKTEYVQSAEEAADWRLDSGMGIKHNLTKSLSLNLELLDQYDNTPGEGKEKEDRAVIGSVGYNF; translated from the coding sequence ATGGATAGGGCAATTTCTGATGAGATAAAAACGATCGACGGCGATATTATCGAGGGAGAAGTAGTGGATGTCGATGAGGAATATCTTTCTATAAGACACAGTGGAGACAGCATTAGTTTTCTTCAATGGCGCATTATCAGCCTTATTTCGAGAGATAAGGAGGTCATTATTGTAAACCGTGACGAAACTCAGAAAAAATTTTCTATTCTGAAAACTGCGAATAGTTTATCTGCTAAAGACATAAATCTTACGGCAACAGATAAGATATCGGATATTTATCCTAAAGAAATGATGGAGCGTCATCCTTTCTTTGAACGAGGAGTGAAACAATCCGTACAAACAGACGATGCTCGTCCCAATGTTCCAGATACGAAAAAAACAGGGAAATCAGAACAGTCAGGCTCTTCTCCTGGCACTTTCGATACAAAAGTTGCGTCTGCGCAGAGTCCTTCCACACCACCGAAGACGTGGAAAGGGAGTGTTGGCGCTGGTATTAATATTAAAGACGGAAATACAGAATCAACTTCGACACATGTAAAGGGAGGGTACACGAATGAACGAAAACGGGATAATATCTATTTTGATGCGCTCGCCCTTTATGAAGTAGTGACTAACAAGGCTACAGATGTAGATGAAGAAACTGTTAATGAACAACGGGCTACTGCGAAATACGAATATAAGCACACCCTCAGGTTATATTCCTTTTTCAATCAGTACTTTGAGCATGATGAAATCGAGAATTTAAATTACCGCTTCATTTCATCGCCAGGTATGGGTTACCGGTTTGTTCTTAAGGATGCCTTAAAATATAAGGTAGAAGGCGGACCAGCATATGCCCGCGAAAGATTTCGGGGGGGGATTATAGAGGAAACATTGGGTATAAGGATAGGACAATATTTTGATTGGAAAATCCTTCCTACGACTGCGTTTTATGCAAAAACTGAATATGTACAGAGCGCAGAAGAAGCTGCTGATTGGCGATTGGATTCAGGCATGGGAATAAAGCATAATCTTACAAAGTCTTTATCACTGAACCTGGAATTACTTGACCAGTACGACAATACACCAGGTGAGGGTAAAGAAAAGGAGGATAGGGCGGTAATTGGTAGCGTGGGATATAATTTCTGA
- a CDS encoding metallopeptidase family protein: MEKKLELLKCLHCGKTYQFDEYHQDKGMKCFGCGMELVPLIADKIISRDTKESCVLLGFFTIVALLGAIGGVMLAHGWNFWVTFAMVGGIVFFISKIFMSRYKISEIGEYLSGEIAPEYQGAQHAIVFDRFVVDAIDELPQKLKDRLSNVSIVVEDKPDRYILEKLRLMSNTILLGLFQGVPLSKKSVWQSGTMPERITLFQKNIEKICRSDEEIKQRIKEVLRHEVAHFVGFTEEEVRKLGY; this comes from the coding sequence ATGGAAAAAAAATTGGAGTTATTAAAATGCCTTCACTGTGGCAAGACATATCAATTCGATGAATACCATCAGGATAAAGGTATGAAATGTTTTGGCTGCGGTATGGAATTGGTTCCTCTCATTGCTGATAAAATCATCTCCAGGGATACAAAAGAGTCTTGTGTGCTATTGGGATTTTTCACGATTGTTGCCCTTTTGGGAGCGATAGGGGGCGTTATGCTGGCACATGGTTGGAACTTTTGGGTCACGTTTGCCATGGTAGGCGGAATAGTCTTTTTCATCAGTAAAATATTTATGAGTAGATATAAGATTAGTGAAATCGGTGAGTATTTATCGGGTGAAATAGCGCCAGAATATCAAGGCGCACAGCATGCAATAGTTTTCGACCGGTTTGTGGTTGATGCTATTGATGAATTGCCGCAGAAATTGAAGGACCGGCTATCAAATGTATCTATTGTTGTAGAGGATAAACCAGACAGGTATATTTTAGAAAAATTGAGGTTAATGTCGAATACAATATTGCTTGGTTTATTTCAGGGTGTGCCGCTCAGCAAGAAAAGTGTTTGGCAATCCGGTACTATGCCTGAAAGGATTACCCTATTTCAAAAAAATATTGAAAAAATCTGCCGTTCTGATGAAGAGATTAAGCAAAGAATCAAAGAAGTGTTACGACACGAAGTAGCGCATTTTGTTGGTTTTACTGAGGAAGAAGTAAGAAAATTAGGCTATTAA
- a CDS encoding YajQ family cyclic di-GMP-binding protein, with translation MHSFDIVCKVEMHEVNNAVDQARKQIAVRYDFKGSKSSITLNIDNSITLIADDDYKMGCLTDILKEKFEKRGIPLKALNFSKAEKALGGTVRQVLTFQSGIPMEKAKELVKFIKGLKLKIQAQIQEDKVRVSGQKIDDLQTIIKTIKDQNYDFAMQFINFK, from the coding sequence ATGCATTCATTTGACATCGTATGTAAGGTAGAAATGCACGAGGTTAATAATGCAGTTGATCAGGCCAGGAAACAGATAGCGGTACGATATGACTTCAAGGGGAGCAAATCGTCTATTACGTTAAATATCGATAACTCAATAACATTAATTGCTGATGACGATTACAAGATGGGGTGCCTGACAGATATTTTAAAAGAGAAGTTCGAAAAAAGAGGAATCCCCCTGAAAGCGCTTAATTTTAGCAAGGCTGAGAAGGCATTAGGGGGTACCGTCCGACAGGTTCTTACCTTTCAATCGGGCATCCCAATGGAAAAGGCAAAGGAACTCGTCAAATTTATAAAAGGCTTAAAACTCAAAATACAAGCGCAGATTCAGGAAGATAAGGTTCGGGTATCGGGACAAAAAATAGATGATTTACAGACAATAATAAAGACGATTAAAGATCAAAATTATGATTTTGCCATGCAATTTATAAATTTTAAATAA
- the tnpC gene encoding IS66 family transposase: protein MTRDEAIAILEMDREDAIQAILILAEKAEKYDRLCDQPRPTTPPGMTPPYLKPTSKRKKRPCGRKHGHKGISRKRPETVTAYQTHTLKSCPDCHQPLQNPVRTYKRYIEDIPQIDPVVTEHTVHGSWCSCCRKIVQPTVTDALPNARLGLRLVVFTAWLHYLVGISINNIVKMVSVFFNFHISAGGLTQAWKSLATLLESRYNDIGQKVSASAVLHADETGWRLNGKTHWLWCFTTKTLCYYLITRNRGSPVIKKFLGRLFKGILICDFWGAYNKINALAKQRCFYHLFTELVKVDTYNRSIPWKAFRKKLSRVLKDALRLSEEKNHLSPECFLRLKKRLHYRLEQFLITPYQDKDAQRLIKRLNRHKEELFTFLEHEGVSPYNNHAEQQMRKPVLTRKISQQNRSAQGANTQAILMTLLRSAELQGANPVENLLAIAKNALTVKTPSGLAYKIAC, encoded by the coding sequence ATGACCAGGGATGAAGCCATAGCTATTTTGGAGATGGACAGAGAGGATGCGATTCAAGCTATCCTGATACTGGCCGAGAAAGCAGAGAAATATGACCGACTCTGCGATCAACCGAGACCAACTACCCCTCCCGGCATGACACCGCCGTATCTCAAACCCACAAGCAAAAGGAAAAAACGGCCTTGTGGCAGGAAACACGGACATAAGGGGATTTCCCGGAAACGGCCGGAAACAGTAACAGCCTATCAGACACATACCCTCAAGAGTTGTCCTGATTGCCACCAGCCACTGCAAAATCCGGTAAGAACGTATAAGCGATACATCGAAGATATCCCACAGATTGATCCGGTCGTGACTGAACATACGGTTCATGGTTCCTGGTGTTCTTGTTGTAGAAAGATTGTCCAGCCTACGGTCACAGACGCGTTGCCAAATGCCCGACTCGGATTGCGCCTCGTTGTCTTTACCGCCTGGCTTCATTACTTAGTCGGCATAAGTATAAACAATATCGTAAAGATGGTTTCCGTATTTTTCAACTTTCACATAAGCGCCGGTGGTTTAACCCAGGCTTGGAAGTCCCTTGCAACACTCCTGGAATCACGGTATAACGATATTGGACAAAAAGTCTCCGCAAGTGCCGTTTTACACGCAGATGAAACAGGGTGGCGGTTGAACGGGAAAACCCATTGGTTGTGGTGTTTTACCACCAAAACCCTCTGCTACTACCTCATAACACGCAATCGGGGATCGCCTGTCATAAAAAAGTTCTTAGGCAGACTATTCAAGGGCATCCTGATTTGTGACTTCTGGGGCGCTTATAACAAGATAAACGCACTGGCAAAGCAGCGGTGTTTCTATCATCTGTTCACGGAACTGGTAAAAGTCGACACATACAATCGGTCAATTCCATGGAAAGCTTTCCGGAAAAAACTCTCTCGTGTGCTCAAAGACGCATTGCGGTTATCGGAGGAAAAGAACCATTTGAGTCCAGAATGCTTTCTTCGGTTGAAAAAGAGATTACATTATCGGCTTGAACAGTTTTTGATAACACCCTATCAGGATAAAGACGCACAAAGACTGATCAAACGTCTGAATCGCCATAAAGAGGAACTCTTTACGTTCCTGGAACATGAGGGCGTGAGTCCCTATAATAACCATGCTGAGCAACAGATGCGAAAGCCGGTATTGACTCGAAAGATCTCACAACAAAATCGTTCTGCTCAAGGTGCGAATACCCAGGCTATCCTTATGACATTGCTTCGCTCTGCGGAATTACAAGGTGCTAATCCCGTTGAAAACCTTCTGGCAATTGCCAAAAACGCCCTGACGGTAAAAACGCCTTCTGGGTTGGCCTATAAAATCGCTTGTTAA
- a CDS encoding Druantia anti-phage system protein DruA: protein MKPILFHYRSRELHADDIAFIKALTERHFLRGRSYISRELCKSWDWMQPNGKLKEYAARDLLLRLEEQGLVSLPPRIRPKNNLKPKVFDQMPLFVKRTLEGAITEYETPTVQVVRDHQERYLWGYLLHHYHYLGCPRLVGEHIRHIVHIGNQVVACLGWASAAWKVKDRDRFIGWDESTKRTHLHLIASNVRFLIPPWVMIKHLASKVLSLALRRLSHDWKSVYGHPVYLAETFVDTARFQGTCYQAANWIRVGKTQGNAKRGNRYQYHGQPKELYLYPLERNFRRFLAHDQG from the coding sequence ATGAAGCCTATCCTATTCCACTACCGTTCACGAGAACTGCATGCAGACGATATAGCCTTTATCAAGGCTCTCACTGAGCGTCATTTTCTCAGAGGGCGAAGTTATATTTCCCGAGAACTCTGCAAGAGTTGGGACTGGATGCAGCCCAATGGCAAGTTGAAAGAATACGCAGCACGAGACCTCCTTCTGAGATTGGAAGAGCAGGGATTGGTTTCGCTTCCGCCACGAATACGGCCGAAAAACAATCTCAAACCCAAGGTCTTTGATCAGATGCCCCTTTTCGTCAAAAGAACACTGGAAGGTGCCATCACCGAGTATGAAACCCCGACGGTCCAGGTGGTAAGAGACCATCAAGAGAGGTACCTCTGGGGTTATCTCCTTCATCACTACCACTACCTCGGATGTCCCCGGCTTGTTGGCGAACACATCAGGCACATCGTACATATCGGCAACCAGGTCGTTGCCTGTCTTGGATGGGCAAGTGCCGCATGGAAGGTCAAAGACCGTGATCGTTTCATCGGATGGGATGAGTCTACCAAACGGACACACTTGCATTTGATTGCAAGTAACGTGCGATTTCTCATTCCACCCTGGGTTATGATCAAACACCTTGCATCCAAGGTATTATCCCTCGCCCTGAGGCGTTTGTCACATGACTGGAAATCCGTCTATGGCCATCCCGTGTATTTGGCTGAAACCTTTGTTGATACCGCACGGTTTCAAGGCACCTGCTACCAGGCAGCCAATTGGATTCGTGTTGGGAAAACCCAAGGGAATGCAAAACGGGGCAATCGCTATCAGTATCATGGACAGCCTAAGGAACTCTACCTCTATCCTCTTGAGAGAAACTTCCGGAGGTTTCTTGCTCATGACCAGGGATGA
- the galE gene encoding UDP-glucose 4-epimerase GalE — protein MNNSDTIIVTGGAGYIGSHTVIELLEQTDYRVISLDNYSNSTEDTYRRINEITGKGNRLAWFKVNLCNKADLMHILKQTNTVKGIIHFAAFKSVPESVADSLLYYHNNMESLVNILYLCREKKIRNFIFSSSCSVYGNINTLPVTEKVELHEAESPYAHTKQMGEEMVKSFTKYTPEFKSVLLRYFNPAGAHPSAKIGELPLGPPTSLVPVITRTAAGLIPKMYVHGGDYETRDGSCIRDYIHVSDIADAHIKALEFVLKGKNPEACSIFNLGTGNGITVFEAIKSFEKVSGKKLNYEVGPRRSGDVMAIYANNDLARKELGWQPKYGLDDMMLSAWKWQQNILTITAK, from the coding sequence ATGAATAATTCTGATACCATCATTGTTACAGGAGGCGCCGGTTACATCGGTTCTCACACCGTTATTGAACTTCTTGAACAAACGGATTACCGGGTAATTTCCCTTGATAATTATTCCAACTCCACCGAAGACACCTACAGAAGGATAAATGAAATAACAGGCAAGGGAAACCGCCTGGCGTGGTTCAAAGTTAACCTCTGCAACAAAGCGGATCTGATGCACATCCTCAAACAAACAAATACAGTAAAGGGCATTATTCACTTTGCTGCATTTAAGTCTGTACCTGAAAGCGTGGCCGATTCATTGTTGTACTACCATAATAACATGGAAAGCCTTGTAAACATCCTTTACCTGTGCAGGGAGAAAAAAATCAGGAATTTCATTTTTTCTTCCTCCTGTTCTGTGTACGGCAACATTAATACCCTGCCGGTTACAGAAAAAGTTGAACTGCACGAAGCTGAATCGCCATACGCTCATACCAAACAGATGGGGGAGGAAATGGTGAAATCATTCACGAAATACACTCCGGAATTCAAATCTGTTTTACTCCGCTATTTTAATCCTGCCGGCGCTCATCCGAGCGCAAAAATCGGTGAACTGCCGCTAGGGCCTCCTACAAGCCTGGTGCCTGTGATTACCCGAACCGCTGCAGGACTTATCCCGAAAATGTATGTCCACGGCGGTGATTATGAAACCAGAGACGGCTCCTGCATCAGGGATTACATACACGTCAGCGATATTGCAGATGCACACATTAAAGCGCTTGAATTTGTGCTGAAGGGTAAAAATCCGGAGGCTTGCAGTATATTCAACCTTGGCACCGGAAACGGCATTACGGTCTTTGAAGCAATCAAATCCTTTGAAAAAGTATCGGGGAAAAAGCTGAATTACGAGGTTGGACCGAGAAGAAGCGGGGATGTTATGGCAATTTATGCCAATAACGATCTCGCGAGGAAGGAACTAGGCTGGCAACCCAAGTACGGATTAGACGACATGATGCTTTCGGCCTGGAAATGGCAGCAGAATATCTTAACAATTACAGCGAAATAA
- the rpsI gene encoding 30S ribosomal protein S9: MAEKQYIWGTGRRKSSIARVRIKKGLGKIMVNNKDLDTYFPVDRERGMVQVPLKTTKTLGEFDVLVTVQGGGLTGQAGAISLGIARALSKSNPAFIDNLREGGFLTRDSRMKERKKYGKKGARKSFQWTKR; encoded by the coding sequence GTGGCAGAAAAACAATATATATGGGGTACAGGTAGGCGTAAATCATCTATTGCAAGGGTAAGAATAAAAAAGGGATTGGGGAAAATCATGGTCAATAATAAGGACCTGGATACTTACTTCCCTGTGGACCGAGAGAGAGGTATGGTACAGGTTCCTTTGAAAACCACAAAAACCTTGGGGGAATTTGACGTATTGGTTACTGTACAAGGAGGAGGTTTAACCGGACAGGCAGGTGCAATATCCCTCGGCATTGCACGTGCGCTTTCCAAATCGAACCCTGCCTTTATTGATAATTTGCGTGAGGGTGGTTTCTTAACAAGAGACAGCAGAATGAAAGAGCGGAAAAAATATGGCAAAAAGGGAGCAAGAAAGAGCTTCCAGTGGACAAAACGATAA
- the rplM gene encoding 50S ribosomal protein L13, whose amino-acid sequence MNTFMAKKETVKRNWYIVDASDMILGRMLTTISRVLQGKHKPEYTPHVDVGDFVIITNASKVKLTGKKMQEKVHYYVTGFQSGLRKRMVGKTLETAPEKILNRSVRRMLPRSRLGKDMLRKLKIYAGAEHPHQAQQPKELVIRN is encoded by the coding sequence ATGAATACTTTTATGGCAAAAAAAGAGACTGTAAAAAGAAACTGGTATATAGTAGACGCCAGCGATATGATCTTGGGAAGAATGTTAACCACCATTTCCAGGGTTCTTCAAGGTAAGCACAAACCTGAGTACACACCCCATGTTGATGTAGGGGATTTCGTTATTATTACCAATGCGAGTAAGGTAAAGCTTACTGGGAAAAAGATGCAGGAGAAGGTTCACTATTATGTCACTGGCTTTCAAAGTGGTCTGAGAAAACGCATGGTTGGGAAAACCTTGGAAACTGCGCCTGAAAAGATACTCAACCGATCAGTAAGAAGAATGTTGCCCAGATCGAGGCTGGGAAAGGATATGTTGAGAAAACTAAAGATTTATGCAGGTGCAGAGCATCCGCATCAAGCACAACAACCCAAAGAGTTGGTTATTCGGAATTAA